Proteins from a genomic interval of Lycium ferocissimum isolate CSIRO_LF1 chromosome 2, AGI_CSIRO_Lferr_CH_V1, whole genome shotgun sequence:
- the LOC132042077 gene encoding probable receptor-like protein kinase At1g30570: MKVKGREVFGIFLVLILVVFVEIGEAQTKTFLVNCGTNSSVNVDGSKWIGDSASGNNVTLSSPSIEASTDSFNGDSSYEPLYKTARFFSESFNYTFKGEPGSYFLRLHFYPFSFSNRNVNESYFAVSANGLKLVSEFNVAGEILLKNSLLQGSGGNSSVFSLVKEYFVTSDIDVFVLEFTPNKGSFGFVNAIEIILVTDKLFVDSISKVGGNGGNSSLNLSKRGIQTMYRLNIGGSAIKSTQDSKFRRKWEADSSYMIIADAGAEVKNHSNITYASPNDTSVAPLLVYETARIMSNTHVMEKLLNMSWKLDVDPDFDYVIRLHFCEFDYNKPNQRIFKIYINNKTAADNYDIFSRAGGMNKAYHEDYFDPMPSKSSSLWVQLGPDTTTGSAGTDAILNGLEVFKLSRNGNLAYVQKHEDVPEKSTSKNLILWVGIGAGIGSIFILAGLIMLIIRLCRRRSSKDDTKKWRPLFLHGTAVTSTGNGKGSIQYQSLGTLRSGRRFTLAEIKAATNNFDESLVIGVGGFGKVFKAELDDGSTLAAIKRANPQSQQGLKEFETEIEMLSKLRHRHLVSMIGFCDEQNEMILVYEYMANGTLRSHLFGSDLPSLSWKQRLEVCIGSARGLHYLHTGSERGIIHRDVKTTNILLDENLVAKMADFGLSKTGPSLEHTHVSTAVKGSFGYLDPEYFRLQHLTEKSDVYSFGVVLFEVICARPVINPSLPRDQINLAEWAMRFQRQRSLETIIDPQLAGQYSPESLMKFGEIAEKCLADEGRSRPTMGEVLWHLEYVLQLHEAWLRKNAGEDSASDIRVLETVEERGTENSEEQTHVESKTKEEGESATRTSGTTDAMATGVDDFSQFVSQQGR, from the coding sequence ATGAAAGTCAAAGGAAGGGAGGTGTTTGGGATATTTCTTGTTTTGATATTAGTTGTGTTTGTTGAAATTGGGGAAGCTCAAACAAAGACTTTTTTGGTAAATTGTGGTACAAATTCAAGTGTGAATGTGGATGGTAGTAAATGGATAGGTGACTCTGCCAGTGGCAACAATGTCACTTTGAGTTCACCAAGTATTGAGGCATCCACTGACTCATTTAATGGTGATTCATCTTATGAGCCACTTTATAAAACTGCCAGATTTTTTTCTGAAAGTTTTAACTATACTTTCAAAGGAGAACCTGGTAGTTATTTCCTCAGACTCCACTTTTATCCCTTTTCATTTAGTAATCGCAATGTGAATGAATCCTACTTTGCTGTTTCTGCAAATGGTTTGAAGTTGGTTTCGGAGTTTAATGTTGCTGGTGAGATTTTGCTCAAGAACTCGCTCCTGCAAGGTTCCGGGGGCAACTCCAGTGTTTTCTCATTGGTGAAGGAGTATTTTGTGACTTCCGATATCGATGTCTTTGTGCTCGAGTTTACTCCAAACAAGGGTTCTTTTGGATTCGTTAACGCCATAGAGATCATCCTGGTGACAGATAAGCTATTTGTTGACTCTATCAGTAAAGTCGGTGGCAATGGTGGTAACAGTTCTTTGAATTTGAGTAAACGGGGGATTCAAACTATGTACAGGTTGAATATTGGGGGTTCAGCAATCAAATCCACTCAAGATTCAAAGTTCAGGAGGAAGTGGGAGGCGGATTCAAGCTATATGATTATCGCAGATGCTGGAGCGGAAGTCAAAAATCATTCCAACATTACTTATGCTTCCCCGAACGACACCTCTGTTGCTCCACTTCTTGTGTATGAAACAGCAAGAATTATGAGCAACACACATGTCATGGAGAAGCTGTTGAACATGTCATGGAAATTGGACGTGGATCCAGATTTTGATTATGTAATCCGCTTACATTTCTGCGAGTTTGACTATAATAAACCAAATCAAAGGATcttcaaaatttatataaataacAAAACTGCAGCAGACAACTACGACATCTTCTCACGAGCTGGGGGAATGAACAAGGCCTACCATGAGGATTACTTTGATCCGATGCCCTCGAAAAGCAGCAGTCTTTGGGTTCAACTTGGTCCTGATACGACGACTGGTTCTGCAGGTACTGATGCTATTTTGAATGGTTTGGAGGTTTTTAAGTTGAGTCGGAATGGTAATCTTGCCTATGTACAGAAACATGAGGATGTTCCAGAAAAATCAACTTCGAAAAATTTAATCCTGTGGGTAGGAATTGGAGCAGGTATAGGATCCATTTTCATTCTGGCAGGTTTAATCATGCTGATTATACGGCTATGTAGAAGGCGGAGTAGCAAAGATGACACGAAGAAATGGAGGCCGTTATTCCTTCATGGAACTGCTGTGACCAGCACTGGTAATGGTAAGggatcaattcaatatcaaagTCTTGGAACTCTAAGATCTGGAAGGCGGTTTACTCTAGCAGAGATTAAAGCAGCGACAAACAACTTTGATGAAAGCTTAGTGATTGGAGTTGGAGGATTTGGTAAGGTTTTCAAAGCGGAGCTCGATGATGGCAGCACCCTTGCCGCAATCAAGCGAGCCAATCCTCAATCTCAGCAAGgtctgaaagaatttgaaacAGAAATTGAAATGCTTTCTAAGCTAAGACATAGGCACTTGGTGTCCATGATAGGTTTCTGTGATGAACAGAATGAAATGATTTTGGTCTATGAGTACATGGCCAATGGAACACTGAGGAGTCATCTCTTTGGCAGTGATCTACCATCCCTTAGCTGGAAGCAAAGACTAGAAGTGTGCATTGGTTCGGCTCGTGGTCTGCATTACCTTCATACAGGTTCAGAGCGTGGAATCATCCATAGGGATGTCAAGACAACCAACATATTGTTAGACGAGAATCTTGTGGCGAAAATGGCGGATTTTGGGCTGTCTAAAACAGGCCCTTCTTTGGAGCATACTCATGTCAGTACAGCAGTGAAAGGAAGTTTCGGTTATCTGGATCCCGAGTATTTCAGGCTGCAGCATTTAACTGAGAAATCTGATGTTTACTCCTTTGGGGTTGTGCTGTTTGAAGTTATATGTGCACGCCCTGTTATAAATCCAAGCTTACCAAGAGATCAGATCAATCTTGCAGAATGGGCAATGCGGTTTCAGCGCCAAAGATCGCTTGAAACCATCATTGACCCACAACTTGCTGGACAATATTCCCCAGAATCATTGatgaaatttggagaaattGCTGAGAAATGTCTAGCGGACGAGGGAAGAAGCAGACCAACAATGGGAGAAGTCCTATGGCACCTGGAATATGTATTGCAACTTCATGAGGCTTGGCTGCGGAAGAATGCAGGGGAAGACTCTGCTTCTGATATTCGTGTTCTAGAGACTGTTGAGGAGAGAGGAACTGAAAATTCTGAAGAGCAGACTCATGTTGAATCAAAAACCAAAGAAGAGGGTGAATCTGCAACAAGGACCAGTGGTACTACAGATGCCATGGCTACTGGAGTAGATGATTTTTCGCAATTCGTCAGTCAACAAGGAAGGTGA